A window of Motilibacter rhizosphaerae genomic DNA:
GCCGCGCGGCAGCTCGAGGTCCTGCTGGCGGATCTCGCCGTCGCGCCGCACGCTGCGCACCAGCGCGAGCAGCTCGGGCGAGGCGAGCCGGTCGTCGCGGACCAGGCCGAACGCGTACGCCGTGGGGCTCGCGCGCAGCACGTCGTCCGAGGGCCCGACGAGCACCGTGGAGGCGCGCAGCACCGACAGGACGTCGACGACGCCCTCGGGCACGACGTCGCGCGGGCGCGCGACGAGCGCACCGCGCTCCCCGCCACGCCGCCCCGGGTACCAGGCCACGCGGCGATCGTAGGGCGCGCCGCGCGCCCGCCCGGCCGTGGAGGGGGCCGCTCGGGGGACGCGGGGGGCACTGTTCACCGTACAGTCGGACGTGGTTCACCTGGGCGCGGGACGGTGGGGTCCCCCCATGAGGAGAGGCAGGGCTGCACGTTGCGGGACGCATTCCACGAGGAGCTGGACGCGCTGAGCGACCAGCTGGTCGAGATGACCGGGCTGGTGCACTCGGCGATGACCCGGGCGACGACGGCCCTGCTCGACGCCGACCTCGGCATCGCGGAGAGCGTCATCGCCGCCGACGAGCGGCTCGACGCCCTCCACCACGACCTGGAGGAGCGGGCGTACGACCTGCTCGCGCGCCAGCAGCCCGTGGCGACCGACCTGCGCATCATCGTCGCGGCGCTGCGCATGAGCGCCGACCTCGAGCGGATGGGCGACCTCGCCCGCCACGTCGCCCAGGTCGCCCGCATGCGCTACCCGAGCGTCGCGGTCCCGGCTGACGTGCGCGCGACGCTCGTCCAGATGGGCCAGGTCGCGACCCGCATCGTGCTCAAGGCCGGCAGCATCGTCGCGGACAAGGACGTCAAGATCGCGCTCGAGCTCGAGCGCGACGACGACGAGATGGACCGGCTGCACCGCGACCTGTTCACGCTGCTGCTCGCCGACGACTGGGACCACGGCATCGAGGCCGCGATCGACCTCACGCTGCTGGGCCGCTACTACGAGCGCTTCGCCGACCACGCCGTGGCGGTCGCCCAGCGCGTGGTCTTCCTCGTCACCGGCGAGCACCCCGGGACGGCGTCGGCCTCGCCGCTCCCCGCCTGACGGCCGCCTGCTCCGGCAGGCCCTCGACGCACGCCGTGCCGCGACCCACCCAGGTCGCGAGCACGGCGTCGTCGTCCAGCACCTCGCCCGTCACGCGCACCCACCCGCGGACGGCACCGCGCCGGCCCATCTCGAACTCGCTCGCGCCGGGCTCCTCGAGCAGCTCGGCGGTCCGGTCGGGGTCGACCCGCACCATCAGCCCGCCGCTGCCGGACGCCGCCACGGCGAGGTGGCCGCGCAGGAGGAAGGCCAGTCCGCCGAACATCCGCTGCTCGACGACCGGCCGCCCGGAGAGCAGCGCGCGGACGCGCTCCGCCAGCTCCTCGTCGTACGCCACAGTGCCTCCCCGCGGGGGTGGACCTACTTCTTGCCCTGGTTCTTGACCGCCTCGATGGCCGCGGAGGCCGCGTCGGGGTCGAGGTACTCCCCGCCGGGCTGCAGCGGCACGAGGTCCTCGTCGAGGCGGTAGACGAGCGGGATGCCCGTGGGGATGTTGAGCCCGGCGATCGCCTCGTCGGAGACCCCGTCCAGGTGCTTGACCAGCGCGCGCAGCGAGTTGCCGTGCGCGGTCACGAGGACGACCCTGCCGAGGCGCAGGTCGGGGACGATCGCGTCGTACCAGTAGGGCAGCAGGCGCGCCACGACGTCCTTGAGGCACTCCGTGCGCGGCAACAGCTCCGGCGGCAGGTCGCTGTAGCGCAGGTCGCCGAACTGCGAGAACTCGTCGTCGTCGGCGATCGGCGGCGGCGGGACGTCGTAGGACCGGCGCCAGAGCATGAACTGCTCCTCGCCGAACTCCGCCAGCGTCTGCGCCTTGTCCTTGCCCTGCAGCGCGCCGTAGTGGCGCTCGTTGAGCCGCCACGAGCGCTTGACCGGCAGCCAGTCGAGGTCGGCGCGGCCGAGCGCGATCTGCGAGGTGCGGATCGCGCGGCGCAGCACCGAGGTGTGCACGACGTCGGGGAGGATCCCGGAGGAGGCGAGCAGCGCGCCGCCGCGCTCGGCCTCGCCGCGGCCCTTGTCGGAGAGGTCGACGTCCACCCAGCCGGTGAACAGGTTCTTCGCGTTCCACTCGCTCTCGCCGTGGCGCAGGAGCACGAGGGTGTGGGTGGCGCCGCCGCCACCGAGCAGGTCGTCCGCCGGCGCGGGGATCTCGTCAGCCATGGCGCGAGCCTAACGGGGGCCGCCGACGGTCTGGTCGACAGGGAGCTCAGCACCGCCCCCGAGCGCTGGCGCGCTCACCGCACCGCGCGCAGCCCCGGCACCGCTGAGAAGCGCGCGCTGGTCACGGCGTCGGCGTAGACCTCGGCGACCTGCTCGGCGGTCCGCGTCCAGCTGAAGCCCGCCGCGTGGCGCAGCGCGCCGTCGCCCAGCGCCAGCCGCCGGTGCGGGTCGAGGAGCAGCTCGCCGAGCACGCGGCCCCAGCGCTGCGGGTCGTGCCCGTCGACGAGCACCCCCGAGCTGCCGTCGGCGACGGCGGTGCGCAGCCCACCCACCCGGGCGGCGACGACCGGGGTCCCGCAGGCCTGCGACTCGATCGCGACGAGCCCGAACGACTCGCTGCGCGACGGGATCACGGTGAGGTCGGCCGCGGCGTACCAGTCGGCGAGCTCGCGGCGCGGCACCGGCGGCTGGAAGGACACCACGTCGGCGACGCCGAGCTCGTCGGCCAGCCGCTCGAGCGCGCCGGGCTCGGCCAGCCCCGCCCCGCTCGGGCCGCCGCAGACGACGGTGCGCAGGCGGCTCCGCAGCGCGGGGTACGCGG
This region includes:
- the phoU gene encoding phosphate signaling complex protein PhoU, which translates into the protein MRDAFHEELDALSDQLVEMTGLVHSAMTRATTALLDADLGIAESVIAADERLDALHHDLEERAYDLLARQQPVATDLRIIVAALRMSADLERMGDLARHVAQVARMRYPSVAVPADVRATLVQMGQVATRIVLKAGSIVADKDVKIALELERDDDEMDRLHRDLFTLLLADDWDHGIEAAIDLTLLGRYYERFADHAVAVAQRVVFLVTGEHPGTASASPLPA
- a CDS encoding TfoX/Sxy family protein; translated protein: MAYDEELAERVRALLSGRPVVEQRMFGGLAFLLRGHLAVAASGSGGLMVRVDPDRTAELLEEPGASEFEMGRRGAVRGWVRVTGEVLDDDAVLATWVGRGTACVEGLPEQAAVRRGAARPTPSRGARR
- a CDS encoding phosphoglyceromutase is translated as MADEIPAPADDLLGGGGATHTLVLLRHGESEWNAKNLFTGWVDVDLSDKGRGEAERGGALLASSGILPDVVHTSVLRRAIRTSQIALGRADLDWLPVKRSWRLNERHYGALQGKDKAQTLAEFGEEQFMLWRRSYDVPPPPIADDDEFSQFGDLRYSDLPPELLPRTECLKDVVARLLPYWYDAIVPDLRLGRVVLVTAHGNSLRALVKHLDGVSDEAIAGLNIPTGIPLVYRLDEDLVPLQPGGEYLDPDAASAAIEAVKNQGKK